The following proteins are co-located in the Pseudomonadota bacterium genome:
- a CDS encoding rhomboid family intramembrane serine protease, translating into MRIRYNAPVTLTLALFCGLAMAAHQLTGGATTATFFTAYPGLQGPIPLHYIQFFTYILGHGSFPHLSANLSLLLLIGPLNEEKFGSALLLEMILVTALLTALLNAVFFNTGLLGASGIVFMLILLSSCANIRAGEIPLTLILVALLYLGNELHGSFGKDNISQFAHLTGGVVGAFYGLIRGHRR; encoded by the coding sequence ATGAGAATTCGTTATAACGCACCGGTTACTTTAACCCTGGCCCTTTTCTGCGGCCTTGCCATGGCTGCCCACCAACTTACCGGAGGAGCGACAACCGCGACCTTTTTCACCGCCTACCCCGGCCTGCAAGGCCCGATCCCCCTACATTACATCCAGTTTTTCACTTACATTCTGGGACACGGCAGTTTTCCCCACCTGAGCGCCAACCTTTCCCTGCTGCTGCTGATCGGACCCCTCAACGAGGAAAAATTCGGCTCCGCCCTGCTACTGGAAATGATCCTGGTCACAGCCCTGCTGACCGCCCTGCTAAACGCCGTTTTTTTCAATACCGGCCTGCTCGGAGCCAGCGGCATTGTCTTCATGCTCATTCTCCTGAGTTCCTGTGCCAACATTCGGGCCGGCGAAATCCCGCTGACCCTGATCCTGGTCGCCCTGCTCTATCTCGGCAACGAACTCCACGGCAGCTTCGGCAAGGACAACATTTCCCAGTTCGCGCATCTGACGGGCGGCGTTGTCGGCGCCTTTTACGGCCTGATCCGGGGCCACCGGCGCTAA
- a CDS encoding PhoH family protein — MSEKKIFVLDTNVILHDSSSLQHFADNDIIIPITVLEELDSFKRGNEIINYHAREFVRTLDELCGDTIFDHGVSLGPGRGNISIRLDEELAPEISTSFSPAKKDHHILNLAFIISRQHPERKVVLVTKDVNLRMKAKAVGVLAEDYTSDHIKDIKTLYTGTRTVAGVSDELIDRVYGDTAPLGPNDLPLENPLRPNEYIILRSTGKSALAAYDADSGLLRRVEKRSVSAIMPRNAEQIFAFDALLNPKVPLVTISGKAGTGKTLLALAAGLEQRSLYRQIYLARPIVPLSNKDIGYLPGDISSKISPYTQPLFDNLGVIQAQNREGKNAPHFRDLLEEEKLVISALSYIRGRSLVKIFFIVDEAQNLTPHEVKTIITRAGENTKIVFTGDIFQIDHPYLDSHSNGLSHIIAKMQGEKLYAHINLEKGERSQLAELASNLL; from the coding sequence ATGTCTGAAAAAAAAATATTTGTCCTCGACACCAATGTGATCCTGCATGACAGTTCCTCGCTCCAGCACTTCGCCGACAACGACATCATCATTCCGATAACCGTACTTGAAGAGCTCGACAGCTTCAAGCGCGGCAACGAAATCATCAATTACCATGCCCGTGAATTTGTCCGCACCCTGGACGAGCTCTGCGGCGACACGATCTTTGATCACGGGGTCTCGCTCGGACCCGGCCGGGGCAATATCAGCATTCGCCTTGACGAAGAACTGGCCCCGGAAATCAGCACCAGCTTCAGCCCCGCCAAGAAGGACCACCATATTCTCAATCTCGCCTTCATCATCAGCCGGCAGCATCCGGAACGAAAAGTCGTTCTCGTGACCAAGGACGTCAACCTGCGCATGAAGGCCAAGGCGGTCGGCGTCCTGGCCGAGGATTACACCAGTGACCATATCAAGGATATCAAAACCCTTTATACCGGCACCCGGACCGTCGCCGGCGTAAGCGATGAACTTATCGACCGCGTCTACGGCGACACCGCCCCCTTGGGTCCGAATGACCTGCCTTTGGAAAACCCCCTGCGGCCTAACGAATATATCATTCTGCGCTCAACCGGCAAATCGGCCCTGGCCGCTTATGACGCCGACAGCGGCCTGCTGCGCCGCGTTGAAAAAAGAAGCGTCTCCGCGATCATGCCGCGCAACGCCGAGCAGATTTTCGCCTTCGACGCCCTGCTCAACCCCAAGGTTCCCCTGGTCACCATCTCAGGCAAGGCCGGCACCGGCAAAACCCTGCTGGCCCTGGCCGCCGGCCTGGAACAACGCAGCCTCTACCGGCAGATCTATCTGGCTCGACCGATCGTCCCCTTGAGCAACAAGGACATCGGCTATCTGCCCGGCGATATCAGCTCCAAAATTTCGCCCTACACCCAACCCCTGTTTGACAATCTCGGCGTCATTCAGGCCCAGAATCGCGAAGGCAAGAACGCCCCCCATTTCCGCGATCTGCTGGAGGAGGAAAAGCTGGTAATTTCCGCGCTTTCCTATATTCGCGGTCGCAGCCTGGTAAAGATTTTCTTCATTGTCGACGAAGCCCAGAACCTGACCCCGCATGAGGTCAAGACCATTATCACCCGGGCCGGCGAGAACACCAAAATTGTCTTTACCGGTGATATCTTTCAGATCGACCACCCCTATCTCGACAGCCATTCCAACGGCTTAAGCCATATCATCGCCAAGATGCAGGGAGAAAAGCTCTACGCCCATATCAATCTGGAAAAAGGTGAACGCTCGCAACTGGCGGAACTGGCCAGCAACCTGCTTTAG
- a CDS encoding peptidylprolyl isomerase A, translating to MAAIKILLWSGVFLFSALGLGAAATTSATDTSPYPLVIMETSLGTMEIELYPDKAPISVQNFLDYVDAGFYDNTIFHRVIPGFVIQGGGFDQEMNKKETRAPIINEADNGLRNLRATLSMARTPQINSATSQFFINLKNNSALDHGSRDFGYAVFAKVVKGVSVIDQIAGVKTTTRGSYQDVPEAAVLIISARRAQTASPGK from the coding sequence ATGGCGGCAATAAAAATTTTACTATGGAGCGGAGTTTTTCTTTTTTCAGCCCTGGGCCTGGGCGCGGCGGCGACCACGAGCGCAACCGACACGAGCCCCTATCCCCTGGTAATCATGGAAACCAGCCTGGGAACCATGGAAATAGAGCTTTATCCGGACAAGGCGCCGATCAGCGTACAGAATTTCCTCGACTATGTCGATGCCGGTTTTTATGACAACACCATTTTCCATCGCGTCATTCCCGGCTTCGTGATTCAAGGCGGCGGTTTTGATCAGGAAATGAACAAAAAGGAAACCCGGGCACCGATCATAAATGAAGCCGACAACGGTCTGCGCAACCTACGGGCTACCCTTTCCATGGCTCGCACTCCGCAGATCAACAGCGCCACCAGCCAGTTTTTCATCAACCTCAAGAATAACAGCGCCCTTGATCACGGGAGCCGGGATTTCGGTTACGCCGTTTTTGCCAAGGTAGTCAAGGGCGTCAGCGTGATTGATCAGATTGCCGGGGTTAAAACCACCACCAGGGGATCGTATCAGGATGTTCCGGAGGCAGCGGTGCTGATTATTTCAGCCCGCCGGGCGCAGACCGCAAGTCCGGGCAAATAG